ATTCAGTCGATACAGAACTCGTTGCCCTCGATGTCCAGCATCACGAGCCCGGTGCCGACCCGCACGTCGAGATGCGCCCGGTTCTTCACGACCTTGCCTTCGGGGACGCGCTGACAGCACAGGCGCGGGCCCCCACCGGAGGGATCACTGCAGGCGGACCACGTTCCCTGCTTCTCAGGCGGCAGGGTGCGCTTGATCGCTGACATCAACGCGTACAGGGTGCGCCCTGCCGCTCGTTTCCGCAGGCGGATCCGCCCATCAGGCATCGCGGCCCGGGCCACCATGGACACCCAGTGATCAACCCGGACGCCCCCAGCATCCCCTCCTGACCGTATCTCCGCCTGGCACCCGGAAGGTTCCTGACGTGGGCACCCGTCCGCAGGAGGCCCGGACATCGCTCTCAGCCCCCCCCCCCCCCAAGTACGTGATTGTCAGGTCAGGGACGACACGCTCAGCCCGGCTCTGCTCGTAGGGCAGCTCGGTCCCAACGGCGCGGATCACTCTCCAGTGAGGCGCGGTCCCAGTCGCCGTGCTTGGCAGCGGCCTCGTAGGTGGTGTGCAGGAATTCCATCAGTGCGTGGTCGGGATCGCGCGCGGTGCGCACGGTCTCGTACGGCAGCAGGAACTGTCCGTTCTCGGCGCTGTAGTAGGCGCCGTCGGGGCGCACCGGGTGTTCCGCGAAACCGTCGGGCTCGGGGTACGCATAGGAGTAGAAGGCACCCTCGTCGCCGCCGCCGGGCCAGAATCCGCAGCTGGAGAGTTCCCGTGAGTAGCCTTCCGCCATCACCCAGTCGCCGCAGTTCGGGGCGCCGCCAGGATGAGTGGGAGCCGACCGGCCGGAGAAGCGGGTACAGGCCAGGTCCATGGCGCCCCAGAAGAAGTGAACGGGGCTGACCTTGCCGATGAACTCCGCGCGGAAGCGGCCCAGGAGCCGGTTGGCCTGTAGCAGTTGGCGCCAGAAGAGGTGAGCTGCCGTCGCGTCGTAGGAGCAGTGCTGCTCGTCCTCGGCGAACGGGATGGAGGGTTCCACCTCGTTGGGCCGCCGTTGGAAGGCGGCTTCGATGCCCAGCGCCTCCAGGGCTTGCATGGTTTCGGTGTAGAAGGTCGCGACCGACTTGGGCTTCAGGGCCACTTCGCGGCTCGCGCCCTTGCTGCTGCGGATGACGAGCCGGTGTTCGACGAAGTCGAACTCCGCATCGAAGGCGCCGTCGCCGTAGGGCACTGAGCCGGTCGTCAGGCCTCTCGGGGTGACGTAGAGGGTCACCTGCCACCAGTGGTTGACCATGGGAGCGTGGGCCAGCCGCAGCTTGCCTACGATCTGTGTCCACATGTGCAGGGTGTCACGGGTTTTGGTCCAGTCGGCCACCCGTAGTGAGGGCCATGCTGCGCGGTGCGAGGACTCGGATGCGGTGGGTGAGTGCGGGAGGCTCACGGGGTCCACCTCCGCTTCGGCTATCGGTGTTCCGGGTTGCTGGAGTCGGCGCGGCAACCGGCGTCCCATGCGGTGCGCTGGTTGCCATATGGCGGGATGCCTCCGGCTGCGCGCAGCATCGCCGCCAGGTGGAGCAGGTTGTAGGTCATGAAGGTGGTGTTGCGGTTGGTGAATTCATTGTCCGGCCCACCGGAGGCGGCGTCCAGATATGACGGTCCCGGCCCGGCCTCTCCGACCCAGGCCGCGTCTGCCTGCGGCGGGATGGTGTAGCCCAGGTGCTGCAGGCTGTAAAGGACGTTCATGGCACAGTGCTTGGCGCCGTCTTCGTTGCCGGTGATCAGACAGCCGGCGACCCGGCCGTAGTAGGCATACTGACCTGCGTCGTTGAGCATGCTGGAACAGGCGTACAGGCGCTCGATGACCTGCTTCATGACGGAGCTGTTGTCACCGAGCCAGACGGGGCCGCACAGGACCAGGATGTCCGCGTCCATCACACGACGGTAGAGCTGGGGCCACTCGTCCAGTGCGGCGCCGTGCTCGGTCATGTCCGGCCAGACGCCGGTGGCGATGTCGTGGTCGGCGGCCCGGACGATGTCGGCCTGCGCTCCGTGCTGCCGCATGATCGCCACGCTGCGGTCGATGAGGCCGCCGGTGTTGCTGACCTCAGGTGACCGTTTGAGGGTGGCGTTGACGAACAGTGCCCGCAGCCCGTCGAAACGAGGTCCGGTCCCGTCTGTGGACCTCGCGCCTGCTTCCGTTCCGGGTCCTGCCATGATCGGTTCCCCTTGGGTGCGTGGTGAGCAGTTCGAGAGCGCCGCGACCAGCACCGTAGGTCGGCACAGGAAGTTTGCCGCTTCCGCCACGCCCACCGGGGGCGAGGAGATCGGGGTGCGGGGATGCCTGGGCGCGGCCGGAGGCGGGCACTCGGCTCATGTCCGTTCGATCCCCACACTCCGTTCAGGAGGTATGGACGATGGCGCAGCAAGACCTACCGGCTCCGGCCGAGGGGCTGGTCCTCACTCACTTCCTGACCGTCCGCGACGTGGCGGTCTCCCGGCGCTTCTACGCCGATGTCCTGGGCGGGGAGATCGTGCTGGAGGAGAACCCGGCCATCGTGAAGGTCGCCAACAGCTGGATCATCATGAATCCCGGGGGCGGCCCCACCCCCGACAAGCCCGGCATCTCGCTGGAGCCGCCGGGAGACCCGGCGAGGGTGTCCGGCTTCCTCAACGTTCGGGTGGCCGACATCGCCGCCTTCTATGCGGATGCGAGCGCGAAGGGGGCGCGGTTCGTGACCGAGCCGATCGATCGTAAGGCGGAGGTGCGTTGTTACATGAGGGACCCGGACGGCTACCTGATCGAGGTGGGGCAGGCCACCGGGATGCTGAAAGGTGTCTTCGCCGACCCACCCGCGGGCGCTGACGGGTAACGGACGGTCCGTTCCCTCGCACGGGCTGTGGTTCTCGGGGCGGCGACCGCGTCAGAGTTCGGCCGGGTCATCGGGTCGGTGACGCACCGTACGGAGATCCGGCGGCCACACCCAAAACGATCCTGCTCAGCCCAGGAAGCTCAGCCGGACCTGGCGGTCGGGGTTGTCCCTGTTGGTGTCCGCCAACCTCCGCCAGGACAACCCCGACCCCACTCACGAGCGCGAGCTCCACGCGACGTCATGCGCGGCATGCCACCCAGGAGTGCTCCGAGCCCCGCTGATCGGGCAACTGCATCCACCACGAGCGGGCGCACGGCCGTCTGGTCTCCAGCAAGCGGCTCGAGGCGGGTGTGGCGGCGGGAGAGTCTGCTGTCGGGATCCCGGGTCATCCTTGTCAGTGGCGGCCTCTGTCCTTGGGCGGCATGTCCGCCTTGCGTACAGCGCGGACACGCCGCAGTCGTACCGGTCCGTTCCACCCCTTGGGCCACTCCCGCACTGCGGCCGGGTCGGTGGTGGACCGGCACAGCGCCATGGAGCAATGAGCCGTCGCTCGGCGACGAGGGGCCGACGCGGGTGGCTCAGGGACTCGGAGAACCGGATTCCCGCCCCTCTCCCTGCTCAGCGGTCCCGGAGCTTCGCCAGGGTGTCGTCGAGGTCGGCGGCGCGGGGACGGTTGTGCGGCAGCTTGGCGAGGATGGCGGCCATGCCGCAGGTGTTGGTGAGGGCGGAGAAGACCAGTCCGGCGGCGATGCACGCCGAGAGGACCTGGAAGGCCGGGTGTACCAGGTGTCCGAGAAGGAGGCCGAGCAGGACGAGCGTGCCGGCCGTGAGGCGGACTTGGCGTTCCATGCCCCAGGGGGCAGGGGCCGCGCCTTCGGGGCGGTGCAGGTCGTGGCCGTCGGCGGCCCATGCTCCCGTGCCTCCGGAGAGGGTGGCGGTGGCGATGCCGTTGTCGGCGAGGACGCGGCAGGCGTTCTCGGAGCGGGCTCCGGAAGCGCAGACGACCAGGACGTCTCCGCGCTCGGCAGCATGCCTGATGTCGGGCAGCGCCCGCTGGACCTGGTCCAGGGGGATGTTGAAAGCGCCGGGCAGGTGACCGCCCGCGTACTCGCCCGGCGTGCGGACGTCGATCACGGTCAGTTCGTGCAGGCGGGTGCTGGCCTCACCGGTGCCGAGGGTGGTGCGCGTGGTCATGGAAGGGTCGTCCTTTGCTTTGGGCGGGGCCCCGGAGGGGGAGTATATTACCCCTGGGGGTATGCAATGAGGAGTGAAGATGGAACTTGATCTGGCGGCTGCGGAGCTGAAGGCGGTCCTGAACCGGCTGCGCCGCGCGCAGGGGCAGATCTCCGGGGTGATCCGGATGATCGAGGAGGGCCGGGACTGCGAGGAGGTCGTGACGCAACTGGCCGCCGCGTCGCGGGCGTTGGACCGGGCTGGGTTCGCGATCATCGCCACCGGGCTCCAGCAGTGCCTGACCGAGGTGGAGGACGGCAGCCGCACTCCCGAGGACCGCGACGAGCTGCGCGGCCGGCTGGAGAAGCTGTTCCTGTCCCTGGCCTGACCCCACCGCGGGGCGGCGGCGTGCGGCTCAGACGACCACGTCGATGAGCATCACGGCCGCCACGGCCAGCAGAACGAACGCAAAGACGCGTTGCAGTCTCTCTCCGGTGATCTTCGTGGCGAGACGCTTGCCGTCCCAGGCGCCCAGGATCGCCGCGCCGGCGAAGGGGGCGATCACCTCCCAGCGCAGGTCCCCGCCCGCGTCCGTTCGCGCGGTGAGCGCCGCGAGTGAGTTGACGGTGATGACCAGCAGGCTGGTGCCCACCGCGTGCTTCATCCGCAGGCCCAGAGCGCCCACCAGGGCCGGGACGGCGAGGAACCCGCCGCCGACGCCGAGGAACCCGGTCACCGCGCCGAGTCCGGCGCCGGCGCGGAGCGCCCTGGCGGGGCGCACCCGCTCCGGCGGCTCGGAGTCGGTCGGGCAGAGCATTCGCACAGCGGCCAGGGCTGCTACGGCGGAGAAGGCTCCGGTGAGGACGCGTGCCGGTAGGTGGCCCGCTGCGGCGCCCGCGAGGAAGGCCGGCACGATACCTGCCGCCGCGAAGAGCGCCCCGGTCCTCCAGGCGACGTTGCCGTCGCGGGTGTGGGCGTAGAGGGCGGTGGCGGAGGTCGCGGTGACGATGATCAGACTGGCGGTGGTCGCCGACGCCGGGGAGAAGCCGAGCAGGTAGATCAGGGCGGGGACCGCGAGCACGCTGCCGCCGCCACCCAGGGCACCGAGGGCCAGACCGATGACGGCCCCGGCGACCAGGGCGAGGACGAGGATGCTCACGCTATTGAGCCACTGTTTCCGCGCTCGTCGACGACCGGATACCCGGCGGCGGCCCACGCGTTCATGCCGCCCTTCACGTCCACCGCGTCCGCGCCCCGTTCGGCCAGCAGCTTCGCGGCCTGCTGCGAACGGTGACCGCTGCGGCAGATCACGACCAGCGGACGTCCCTGGGCGGAGGCGGGCAGGGACGCGCCCGTGGCCAGGCCCGTCAACGGAGCGTGCACGGCGCCGGGGGCGTGCCCGGACTTCCACTCGGGCCGCTCCCGCACGTCCAGCAGGACGGCCTCGGGCGGCTCACCACCGGTACGAGTGCGCGCTTCGTCCGCGGACACGCGCCTCTCGCTCTTTCGGAACAAGAACATCAGCACTCTCGCCTTTCTCTCGTCATTCGCTCTTTTACGGCCCCCGGACGTGGGCCCGGACAAGTGCGCTCAGCCGGTGACGATGCTCAGCCCGGCGTCGGCGGCGGCGTCGAAGCCGTCGTCCACGGCGACCACCCGGCGACCGGCGGCATCCAGGAGCGAGGCGGCGATGCCCGCGCGCATGCCGCCCGCGCAGTGCACCCAGACCGTGCCGTCCGGCACTTCACCGAGGCGCCGGTGCACCTGATGGATCGGAATGTGGACCGAACCGGCGATCCAGCCCTCGGCGCGCTCGGAGTCACGGCGTACGTCCAGGACCACGATCCCGTCGCGATCCTGGTCCGCGAGTTCCGCGAACGCCGCCCGCGGGAACGAAGCCGGCTTGTCGCCCTCCCGCAGCCACCTGCGGGGACCGCCGGTCGCCGCGGCGGCCGGCCGGTCGATGCCGACCCGGACCAGTTCCCGCTGTGCCGCCGCCAGTTGCTCGGCCGTCTCGGCGAGCAGGGTGACCGGCTTGCCCCACGGGATCATCCAGGCCAGATAGGTGGCCAGCTTGCCGTCCGCCTCGAAGTTGAACGAGCCCGCCACATGCCCTTCGGCAAAGGCGATCCGGCTGCGCAGGTCCACGACCCACTCCCCTGCCGCCAGGCGCGCGGCGATCTCGTGCGGGTCGGCGACGGCGGGCGGGGTCATGTCGACCGGGTCGGGGCCGCCCGCGTTGGCCGGTCCCATGTGCGCGTAGTAGGCGGGCACGTCCTCCAAGCCCGCGAGCAGATCGGCGACGAAGGTCTCCACATCTACGGTCAGCGCCGTGTTCGCGGCCTTCTCCTTGCCGATCGTCGTGGACTCGACATCCGCCTGCGCCGACGAGCAGAAACTGCCGAAGCCGTGGGTGGGAAGGACCTGGGTATCGTCGGGCAGGGCGTCGGCGAGCCGGCGCGCGGAGGCGTGCTGAGCGCGAGCCAGCTGCTCGGTCAGCCTCGGCTCGACGAGGTCGGGACGGCCCACCGTGCCGATCAGCAGCGAGCCGCCCGTAAACGCCGCGACAGGTCGATCCGCCTCCCGCAGGACGTAGGCGGTGTGGTGCGGCGTGTGCCCAGGCGTGGCAACAGCCGCAAGACTCAGACCGGCGCCGGGATCGATGTCGACCTCGTCCCCGTCGGAGACCGGGGTCCTGGCGAAGGAGACATGCGCACCGGATGGCACCAGGTAGACGGCGCCGGTGATCCGGGCCAGCTCCAGGCCACCGGTGACGTAGTCGTTGTGGATGTGGGTCTCCACCACGTGGGAGATACGCACCCCTCGCCGCGCCGCGGCGGCCAGTACCTGGTCGATGTCCCTCGGCGGGTCGACCGCCACCGCCGCCGACTCGCCGCCGGCGATGTAGCTGCGGTTGCCCAGACCCTCCAACTCGATCACGTCAACGAAGAACACCTCGACACTCCTTCCGCACGGAAATTACCCCCGGGGGTATGCAATCGACCCTAACACCTTTACCCCGGGGGGTATATTTCAGAGAGTGGCAACCGGCACAGCGGGGCTCCGAGGGGAGCACCCGAACCACGCCGCAGTGAGAGTTGAGGAGGAAGTCACGTGACCTACGACCGCACCGTGACCGTGCAGGCACCGTTCGACCGAGTACAGCAGGACGTCCGCCGCGCCCTGGCCGACCAGGGATTCGGAGTCCTGACCGAGATCGACGTGCAGGCGACCTTGAAGGCCAAGCTCGGCCATGACATGGAGCCCTATTTGATCCTGGGGGCCTGCAATCCGCCCCTCGCCCACCAGGCACTCGAAGCCGACCGCTCGATCGGGCTGCTGCTGCCCTGCAACGTGGTCGTCCGGTCCGACGGAGACCAAGTCATCGTCCAGGCCGTCGATCCCGGCACCATGGTCACCCTCACCGGCCTCGACGCCATGGCACCCGTGGCCGAGGAAGCCACCCGCCGCCTCGACGCAGCCCTCGCCTCCCTCACGGGCTCCGAGGACTGAACGCCGTGCCGGCGACAGGCTGAACGGGAAGGCCTCCAAGGCGCGCACCTTGGTCGGGGGACGAAGCCCGGGAGGCAGATCATCCGACTGTGGGAGGTGTCCCGGGCTGCTCCGCGGGGTCCGGCTCCCACGGCCGGTTTCGTCGCCTCGGACGACACCGCGCCGTCACCGGGTCCAGAGAGCGAAGGGCCGCCCGAAGCAGCCACGCGCGGGCAAGCCGTTCATCTCTGTGACGGGCCTGGAACCGACTACTGGAGGGCGTCGCGCCACACCGAGGGCTCTGGCCCGCCGAACTTCTGGACGTCGCCGGCGACAACGACCTCGGCAGGGAGAGCACCTTCCGCTGACTCCTTCCGCTGACTCCGGGGCCTTGGTCGAAGAATGCCGCCCTCTCCAGCACGCCCCCCTCACCCCACCAGGGACGTCACCCGACCCACGGCGCCCAGATCCGGACCACGCCCCGCGCATGCACGAAGGCACGCACCCTCCCCCGACCCCCTCGAAGGGGCGCTGGGCCGGATGACCTCGCCCAGCGAGGGCCTGACGGAACACACGATGGTCGACTGTCAGACCGGCCTGGAGAACCTGCCTCGACGTCCGGCCGCGCCAACAGGACCGGGAACTGCCCGCAGCGCATGGGGCCGAGGTCGCTCACCGGACCTCACGGGCCGCCGGTGACGCCGGGGGCATGCCGAACCACGACGACGGGGCAGGGGGCATGCTGAACACAGTGCATGCCCACCGAGCCCACCAACGCCTCGCGGAAGGCTCCACGTCCTCGATTGCCTACCACCAGAAGGTCAGCACCCACAGCAGCGTGCAGCAGGACGGCAGCTGGGTGCCCGGCAGTCACCTCGAGCCGCATGGCCACCGGTCGCGCCGGTCCGGGACCCAGGACGTCGTCGATGGTGCCGTTCAAGGCTTCGCGTGCGCGAACCTCGAAGTCACCAGTTTCCTTGTCCGTGGGCGGGACCAACCCGTGCCAGTGGACCGGATCCTCCCACGCGAGCACCACGTCCACTGCCGCGCCGGTCATCCGCGCCTGATCCACGGCCCACTGGAGCGCGGTCTTCGAGGACTCTGAACCGTCCACACCCACGACGATACGAGGAGGGGGCGCTGCCACGTCATTCATTACGCACCTGCCTGGCTCTGCCTGATTCCCCTCTCCCACTTTCCTCGCCGTGCGTCACCTTCGCCACCGCGAAAATCTTCCCGTCGGTGATCGACGAGGCGAGATCAGCGCCGAGCGACCATCAGGCGCTCCACCGGGCCTCGAATGGCCACCACGGCCCATGTCCCATGGAGCCGGCCTTCACTCAGTCGGCGCTTCCGGGATAGAGAACCGAGCCGACGCGCCGCGAGAGGTCCTGCCGAGCCTCCGCCGTCGGAGTGGGTGCCGCTGCCAGCAGTTCCCGTGCCAGGTCTCGCAGCTTGCGATTCGTCTGCTGGGAAAGCCGACGCAGCAGACGCATGGCGACCGCGGCATCGACACCGTACTGAGCCATCAACATGCCGCGCGCCAGATCAATGTCCTCCTGGCTGGCCCGAGCCCTGGTGACATCGCTCTCGGCAAGGTCCTTGGCATGCGTGACAACCGACTGGGTGACGTCGACGACGAAGCCCCGCACCGTAACCACCTTGCCCTGCTCGTCAGTCCTGCCGTCTGCCGCCAAGACGACAGCGTGGTCGTCACCGGCGACGTCCCTCAGCCTGTGGTAACAGCCGAAGGGTTTGCCGTCGGCTCGTACGCTGTCCATCGCGACGGTGACTCTGTCCCGATCCTCAGGATCCTGGTGTTCACGCAACCGCTCGCTGGTCGGAACGACTTCGTCGGGAACGTAACCGAGGAGTCGGTACATGTCGTCGGACCACCACCAGGCGTCCTCTTCCACTTTGTAGACGAACACCCCGGTCAGCGGTTCCTCCGCCGCCGGTTCGTTCGTCGCCACGCCCCGCAACACGGCCATCTCCCTCGGAAGCGCCCTTGCACCGGTGTTCTGATTCCAGTGTGACGCGGACCGCGGGTACTCCGCGTCACGGTGGCGGCGGCACCGTTGAGTCAGTCTGTTCACTCCGTGCCGTCGCAGCGGCTCTGCGGTCCCCGCTGCCGTGGCGCGGCGCAACACGAGTTTCGGGGGCCAGGGCGGATCCGGCGCATCGGAGACGGCCCCTCGCACCGCTCGTGATCGCGGCGGTCTGGCCCTCTACGGGGCTGAGGGGCCCCGTAGAGGGGGCTCTTGCGCAAGCATCTGCCGGATGACACGGCCGCTGACCTCGCGCGGCCGGACACGAACCCACAAGTCGCGCCTGCCCCCCGCCCAGGGCCCCGCCCCGAGATGGCGGGCGACGGCCTCGAGGGCATCATGGTCTGCCGGGTGCTCGACGGTACCTGTGATCAGGACACTCCAGCCCACGCCGGTGGCCTCGTCGATGTGATCGACCTCGAAGGCGACTTGGACGTCGGCAGGGACCCCGGCCGCGCCTGCCGGATCCGTGCGGTAGACCACGCTTCGTCCGTCGACGAAGAAGTTGACCGGAACCACTACTGGCGCGCCGGTGGCCGAACCAGCCGAGTAGCCGATGCGGCCAATTCCGTGCGTTCCCAGCCGCTGCCAGCATTCCTGCGTGGACAGACGCTGCAGGACCGGGCGGGAGACCCCCGATCCCCTGCCGGGCGGCGCATCGGGCCGTCCCGCCGTAAGTTCCTCGAGCGACACTTCCAGCACTCCAGCGAGCCGCGCGAGCGCATCGGGGTCGAAGTCCCCCGCCCGATTCTCCACCTCGCGCAGGTACACCAGGGACATGCCGGCTCGCAGGGCCAGCTCGTTTCTGGACATGCCCAGCCGCTCCCGGAGCACAGCTATTCGATCGGCCACACGCTCCTCTCCGGAGGACGCGTCGGTGCCTGCTTCCGAGCGCTCTCGATCCCCTGGCACGATGGTCCACCCCGCTTAGTCAGCCTTCTTTCAGGGGACCAGAGACCTGTGCAGTCCGCCAGCGCAGCACAATCGCCGTCAGCCGCGGGTCTGAGTCACCCTGCCAGGAACAGTCACTGCGGTGCCCTCCGCGCCCTACTCCTCCTCGCAACGAAGCCTGCAAGATCACGGCGCCGAAAAGGACGAGCCACGTACAGATCCAGGGGTGCTCCCGGGTCCCGAGGTGGGGCCGCTCCTCATGCGCCTCGGCCGTGGAGCTTCCGACCGCCCCTGGTTGTCTCAATGTTGGATTTCGAGCACATCGGCCACGGGGCGTCGGGGTGTACGGGGCCCCACGGGGCCGTATCCCAGCCTCAGCAGCATCTGCGGGTGTCCCGCGCCGGTCTTCGGATCGCGAAGCAGCCACCGCAGGTCGGGCCGTTCGAGAGGTTGTGTGGCGAGGGAGCAGACGAGGCCCTCGGCCGTCGCCAGCAGCAGGACGCGCTCCAGGGCCTGGCCTGCTTTCACCCAGTCTTCCGGGCGGTCGTGCGTCGTGCTGATGCAGGCGATCTGGGGGGCGGTTTCGAAGACCGCGCTGTTGCGCCCGCTCACCCGACGCGGGCCCGCGAAGTCCCTCATTGGCGCCTTGCCCCCGCTCCGGACCGGGCCGAAGGCATACGCCGGTACTCCATCGGCCGCGCACTTCACCGAAGGCGCATCGGTGCGCGTCCATTCCGCCAGTTCCCGGTCGGACTCGCTGTCGGTGAGACCACGGGCGTCGGCCTCGCGCACGAGCTCCAGCACATGTTGTAGGTGCCACGATGCCGGGTAGACCAACCTGGCTCCCTCGCGGCGGGCTGCTTCCGCCAGCGCGTCGCGCAGGCCGTCGGGAATCCGCTTCTCCTCGAAGGGAAAGCGGCTGCTGTGCCGTTCGGCGACGGCCTTGTGCAGCGCGGCCAGATCGCGGTCACCAGCACCGCGCCCGGAAACCCGGACGGTCGCGACGAGCGACGGTTGCTCTGGGTGGGGCAGTAGCCAGGTCTCCGCCTGCCAGCCTTCGTCGGCCAGGGCTGCCCTCAGATTCAGCAAGGCGGCACCGCAGCCGATGTGGAGACCTCGGGTCCGTGGATCCGAATAAGGCATGGCGCGGTCGTAGTCCGCATGGAGCTCGAACGTACGGGTGTGCCGAACGTAGCGGAAGCGCCAGGGTTGCGCGTTGTGCATCGACGGGGCCGCTACGGCGTCGCCGACCAGACTGATCACCTGTTCGTCGGATGGTGCTCGGTCGTTCACAGGTGTCTCCTCGTCCGCTCGCCGGAGAGCGGCTTCCTTGTCGCCGCCTGAAAAGTCGCTCTCCGACGCCGGCGCGTCCGCCTGTCGGTGGCGGGGACCGGTCAGCTCACAACGAACGTCGACCACCCCCTCGACCGAGCGCGTCAGTCCTTCGACCAGCGGGACGACAGCGGTGTCGCCGACCTCGCCGGCGAGCGTGACCACACCTTCGTGGACCTCGACCCGAAGCGCACCCGCGCTGTCGGGGAGACGGCCGTCGAGGACCTCGCGCAGGACTTCCTCGGCGATCTCTTGGTCTGGCCTCAGGAAGACTCTCAACAGATCACCACGGCTGACGATCCCCCGCAGTACGCCGTCGTCGTCCACCACGGGCATGCGTTTGATGCCACGGCGTGCCATGACGCGGGCGGCTCCGGCCAGGGTCTCGTCGGCGTGCACCGTGACGGCGGGAGACGTCATCAGGTCCGCCGCCGTCACCCCTCGGGCCTTGTCGTGGGCCGAGACGGACCCGGTCTTGCGCTGCATGTGCTGATCGCTGTCGCGGAACTCCTCCTTGCGCAGCAGGTCAGCCTCGGACACGACCCCGACCACGCGGTTCCCCACGTCGACCACGGGGAGGGCGCTGATCCGCCGGGTCCGCACGGTGCGCACGATGTCCTTGAAAGGCGCCCCGGCGGTGAGCGCCACGACGGAGCGGGTCATCACGTCACTCACGGTGTAGTCGGAGCCGTACATCGTTTCCTCCCGCGCATGGGGGTGGGACTCCCCACATGGCCAGGGTGAGCCTTCGAGGCCGTGGTGGCTTGGGCCGAACGGGCCCTCCCACGGGGCCGGTGTTCCCGCCGTGCTGCGGCTCGTCGCCCCGAGGCGGGGGGAGGCAGACACCGCCTCCAGGTCCTCGGTCCAGCCGGGTACGAGGACATGCCGGGTCGGGATGCGGACGCCGAGGCGGTCCGGTGGGGGTTACGGCAGAGTGCTGGTCACCGTCGCCGCCGGGCCGGTCCGGAGGCCGGGAGGACCGACCGGCCCCCTTCACGGGACCGGCGGCCCTCGCACCGCGCCGACCGGTGGGGAGACGCTGGGAACGGCACACACCCTCCGAGCCGAGGAGCGGGCGTCATGGTCCGGTACGTGTACGACTTCACCGACGGCGGGCGCGAGAGGGCCGGCCTGCTCGGCGGCAAGGGCGCCAACCTGGCCGAGATGACCCGGCTCGGTCTGCCGGTCCCACCGGGCTTCACCCTCACCACGGAGGCGTGCCGGGACTTCCTCGCCACCGGCACGGAGCCCGCGGGCCTCGCACGCGAGCTGTCCTCACACCTGGGCGGGCTGGAGGAGGCGGCCGGACGGCGCCTGGGGCAGCGGGACGATCCGCTGCTGGTGTCCGTCCGCTCGGGCGCCCGGTTCTCCATGCCCGGCATGATGGAGACCATCCTCGACGTCGGGCTGAACGACGACTCGGTGGGCGGGCTGGCGAAGGCGTCCGGGAGTGAGCGCTTCGCCTGGGACTCCTACCGTCGCCTCGTACAGATGTTCGGCAGTACCGTGATGGGCGTCGAGGCCCCCAGGTTCGAGGCGGCGCTGGACCGGCTGAAGGTGCTGCGAGGAGTTCCGGACGACGTGCACCTCGAGGCCGGCGACCTTGCCGGGCTCGTGGAGTCGTACAAGGAGCTCATCCGAAGCGAGACCGGCGAGGAGTTCCCGCAGTCCCCGGCAGACCAGCTCCGGCGAGCTGTCCTCGCCGTGTTCATGTCGTGGAACGGTGAACGGGCTCGGCTGTACCGGCGCCGCGAGCACATCCCGGACGACCTGGGGACCGCCGTCAACGTGCAGCGCATGGTCTTCGGCAATCTCGGGGCCGACTCCGGCAGCGGCGTCGCCTTCACCCGCGATCCGGCCACTGGACGGCCCGGTCTGTACGGCGACTACCTGCCCGACGCGCAGGGCGAGGACGTCGTCGCCGGTATCCGTAACACCGTTCCTCTCGCCGGGCTCGAGCGCCTGGACCCGCACTCCTACAGGCAGCTCCGGGAGCACATGCGGACACTGGAACGGCATTACCGCGACCTGTGCGACATCGAGTTCACCATCGAGCGCGGAAAGCTGTGGATGCTGCAGACCCG
The Streptomyces sp. NBC_01723 genome window above contains:
- a CDS encoding flavodoxin family protein, whose translation is MAGPGTEAGARSTDGTGPRFDGLRALFVNATLKRSPEVSNTGGLIDRSVAIMRQHGAQADIVRAADHDIATGVWPDMTEHGAALDEWPQLYRRVMDADILVLCGPVWLGDNSSVMKQVIERLYACSSMLNDAGQYAYYGRVAGCLITGNEDGAKHCAMNVLYSLQHLGYTIPPQADAAWVGEAGPGPSYLDAASGGPDNEFTNRNTTFMTYNLLHLAAMLRAAGGIPPYGNQRTAWDAGCRADSSNPEHR
- a CDS encoding sulfite exporter TauE/SafE family protein translates to MSILVLALVAGAVIGLALGALGGGGSVLAVPALIYLLGFSPASATTASLIIVTATSATALYAHTRDGNVAWRTGALFAAAGIVPAFLAGAAAGHLPARVLTGAFSAVAALAAVRMLCPTDSEPPERVRPARALRAGAGLGAVTGFLGVGGGFLAVPALVGALGLRMKHAVGTSLLVITVNSLAALTARTDAGGDLRWEVIAPFAGAAILGAWDGKRLATKITGERLQRVFAFVLLAVAAVMLIDVVV
- a CDS encoding metal-sensitive transcriptional regulator, whose product is MELDLAAAELKAVLNRLRRAQGQISGVIRMIEEGRDCEEVVTQLAAASRALDRAGFAIIATGLQQCLTEVEDGSRTPEDRDELRGRLEKLFLSLA
- a CDS encoding rhodanese-like domain-containing protein yields the protein MTTRTTLGTGEASTRLHELTVIDVRTPGEYAGGHLPGAFNIPLDQVQRALPDIRHAAERGDVLVVCASGARSENACRVLADNGIATATLSGGTGAWAADGHDLHRPEGAAPAPWGMERQVRLTAGTLVLLGLLLGHLVHPAFQVLSACIAAGLVFSALTNTCGMAAILAKLPHNRPRAADLDDTLAKLRDR
- a CDS encoding rhodanese-like domain-containing protein, with the translated sequence MFLFRKSERRVSADEARTRTGGEPPEAVLLDVRERPEWKSGHAPGAVHAPLTGLATGASLPASAQGRPLVVICRSGHRSQQAAKLLAERGADAVDVKGGMNAWAAAGYPVVDERGNSGSIA
- a CDS encoding VOC family protein codes for the protein MAQQDLPAPAEGLVLTHFLTVRDVAVSRRFYADVLGGEIVLEENPAIVKVANSWIIMNPGGGPTPDKPGISLEPPGDPARVSGFLNVRVADIAAFYADASAKGARFVTEPIDRKAEVRCYMRDPDGYLIEVGQATGMLKGVFADPPAGADG
- a CDS encoding DUF5996 family protein, giving the protein MSLPHSPTASESSHRAAWPSLRVADWTKTRDTLHMWTQIVGKLRLAHAPMVNHWWQVTLYVTPRGLTTGSVPYGDGAFDAEFDFVEHRLVIRSSKGASREVALKPKSVATFYTETMQALEALGIEAAFQRRPNEVEPSIPFAEDEQHCSYDATAAHLFWRQLLQANRLLGRFRAEFIGKVSPVHFFWGAMDLACTRFSGRSAPTHPGGAPNCGDWVMAEGYSRELSSCGFWPGGGDEGAFYSYAYPEPDGFAEHPVRPDGAYYSAENGQFLLPYETVRTARDPDHALMEFLHTTYEAAAKHGDWDRASLESDPRRWDRAALRAEPG
- a CDS encoding VOC family protein; its protein translation is MSAIKRTLPPEKQGTWSACSDPSGGGPRLCCQRVPEGKVVKNRAHLDVRVGTGLVMLDIEGNEFCID